From one Butyricimonas faecihominis genomic stretch:
- the traJ gene encoding conjugative transposon protein TraJ — MLLAAVDFDNLHQVLRVLYDEMMPLCSNMTGVAKGIAGLGALFYVAAKVWQSLARAEPIDVYPLLRPFALGLCIMFFPTFVLGTINTVLSPVVKGCNQLMETQTFDMNEYRAQKDRLEYEALMRSPETAYLASDEEFDRQLEELGWSPSDMVTMTGMYMDRAAYNIKKSVRDWFRELLEMLFQAAGLIIDTLRTFFLIVLSILGPLAFAISVYDGFQSTLTQWISRYISIYLWLPVSDLFSSVLARIQTLMLQKDIQELSDPNFIPDGSSTVYVIFMIIGIVGYFTIPTVASWIVSAGGTSAYNRNVARAGSIAGAAVGAASGKVTGKLLK; from the coding sequence ATGTTATTAGCAGCAGTGGATTTTGACAACCTGCACCAAGTGTTGCGAGTTTTGTACGATGAAATGATGCCCTTGTGCAGCAACATGACGGGGGTAGCGAAAGGGATAGCCGGGCTGGGTGCGCTGTTCTATGTAGCCGCCAAAGTGTGGCAGTCGCTCGCACGTGCCGAACCCATAGACGTGTACCCGCTCCTGCGCCCCTTTGCGCTGGGGCTGTGCATCATGTTCTTTCCCACGTTCGTGCTGGGGACTATCAACACGGTGCTGTCGCCAGTGGTGAAAGGGTGCAACCAGCTTATGGAAACGCAGACTTTCGACATGAACGAGTACCGGGCGCAGAAAGACCGACTGGAATATGAAGCCCTGATGCGAAGCCCCGAAACGGCTTACCTCGCATCGGACGAGGAATTTGACAGGCAACTGGAAGAACTGGGCTGGTCGCCCTCCGACATGGTGACTATGACGGGTATGTACATGGACAGGGCGGCGTACAATATCAAGAAGTCCGTCCGGGACTGGTTCAGGGAACTGTTGGAAATGCTCTTTCAGGCGGCGGGGCTGATTATAGACACGCTGCGCACGTTCTTCCTGATTGTGCTTTCGATACTGGGTCCGCTGGCGTTTGCGATTTCCGTCTATGACGGTTTCCAAAGCACGCTGACCCAGTGGATTTCACGCTATATCTCCATTTACCTGTGGTTGCCCGTGTCCGACCTGTTCAGCAGCGTGCTGGCACGCATACAAACGCTGATGCTCCAAAAGGACATTCAGGAACTTTCAGACCCGAATTTCATTCCTGACGGAAGCAGCACCGTGTATGTAATCTTTATGATTATAGGTATCGTGGGCTACTTCACCATTCCTACGGTGGCAAGCTGGATTGTGTCGGCTGGCGGCACGTCTGCCTATAACCGCAACGTGGCACGGGCGGGGTCAATCGCCGGGGCTGCGGTCGGTGCTGCAAGCGGGAAAGTAACCGGGAAACTACTCAAATAA
- the mobB gene encoding conjugal transfer protein MobB: MVAKISTGGNMFGALAYNQNKVDSEEAKVLFSNRMLLGEDGNFSIGECMRSFEMQMPVQLSTKKPILHISINPHPEDVLTDQQLSDIAKEYMRKLGYGDQPYLVYKHTDIDRHHIHIVGLRVDENGKPLNDRFEHRRSKQITRELEQKYNLHPAERKERAERPELKKVDYAAGDVKHQIGNTVKAACYGYRFQSFGEYKALLAAYNVCAEEVKGEINGKPYQGIVYSAMNDKGEKAGNPVKASRIGKSVGYEAVQRRMEKSGEAIKNGKLKERTRKIVATAMQTTRSRKELEQQLRKHGIDVVFRQNDSGRIYGVTFIDHDSRVVLNGSRLGKEYSANVFNDLYSDERKADIRQEQSTHQEQPGFTPKSDIVPGVASVLGAFGGLLGGGASGGDEPQDTARQKRKKKKKRTRRID, translated from the coding sequence ATGGTTGCCAAAATAAGCACGGGCGGCAATATGTTCGGCGCACTGGCTTACAACCAAAACAAGGTGGACAGCGAGGAAGCAAAGGTGCTTTTCTCCAACCGGATGCTGTTGGGTGAGGACGGAAATTTCTCTATCGGCGAGTGTATGCGCAGCTTTGAAATGCAGATGCCTGTCCAGCTATCCACCAAGAAGCCGATACTTCATATTTCCATAAACCCGCACCCGGAAGACGTGCTGACAGACCAGCAGCTTTCCGACATTGCCAAAGAGTATATGCGGAAGTTGGGCTATGGCGACCAGCCTTATTTGGTATATAAACATACCGACATTGACCGCCACCATATCCACATCGTGGGGTTGCGGGTGGACGAGAACGGCAAGCCGCTGAATGACAGGTTCGAGCATCGGCGCAGCAAGCAAATCACCCGTGAACTGGAGCAGAAATACAACCTGCACCCGGCAGAGCGAAAGGAACGTGCCGAACGCCCCGAACTTAAAAAGGTGGATTATGCCGCCGGGGACGTGAAGCACCAAATAGGCAATACCGTGAAAGCGGCTTGCTATGGCTACCGCTTCCAGTCGTTCGGGGAGTACAAGGCTTTGCTTGCCGCTTACAACGTGTGCGCCGAGGAAGTCAAAGGCGAGATAAACGGCAAGCCCTATCAGGGCATTGTCTATTCTGCCATGAACGACAAGGGCGAAAAGGCGGGCAACCCGGTAAAGGCTTCCCGCATCGGCAAGTCGGTGGGGTATGAAGCGGTGCAGCGTAGAATGGAGAAATCGGGCGAAGCAATCAAGAACGGCAAGCTGAAAGAGCGCACACGGAAGATTGTCGCCACTGCCATGCAGACCACCCGCAGCCGCAAGGAACTGGAACAGCAGCTAAGAAAGCACGGCATTGACGTGGTATTCCGTCAGAACGACAGCGGGCGCATCTATGGCGTTACGTTCATCGACCACGACAGCCGGGTGGTGCTGAACGGTTCACGCTTGGGCAAGGAGTATTCGGCGAACGTGTTCAACGATTTGTATTCCGATGAAAGAAAAGCGGACATACGGCAGGAACAATCCACGCATCAGGAACAGCCGGGTTTTACGCCGAAATCCGATATCGTTCCGGGTGTGGCTTCTGTGCTGGGTGCTTTCGGTGGATTGTTGGGCGGCGGTGCATCAGGCGGTGACGAGCCGCAGGACACCGCCCGCCAAAAGAGAAAGAAGAAAAAGAAGCGCACAAGGCGCATTGACTAA
- the traK gene encoding conjugative transposon protein TraK yields MEFKSLTNIETSFRQIRLFALVFICLCALVTGFAVWNSYSFAEKQRQKIYVLDNGKSLMLALSQDMAQNRPVEAKSHVRRFHELFFTLSPDKGAIESNIKRSLFLADKTAFNYYKDLAEKGYYNRVISGNVTQTVEIDSVKCDFDQYPYKVNTYARQLIVRESSLTVRSLVTSCRLLNATRSDNNPHGFIIEAFTITENKDLQTVKR; encoded by the coding sequence ATGGAATTTAAATCATTAACGAACATCGAAACGAGTTTCCGGCAAATCCGGCTCTTTGCGCTGGTATTCATCTGCCTGTGCGCACTGGTGACGGGCTTTGCCGTGTGGAACTCGTACAGCTTCGCCGAAAAGCAACGGCAGAAGATTTACGTCCTCGACAACGGGAAAAGCCTGATGCTGGCACTCTCGCAGGACATGGCACAGAACAGACCCGTGGAAGCCAAATCGCACGTGCGGCGTTTCCACGAGCTTTTCTTCACGCTCTCGCCCGACAAGGGGGCTATCGAAAGCAACATCAAACGCTCGCTGTTCCTCGCCGACAAGACCGCTTTCAATTATTACAAGGACTTGGCGGAAAAGGGCTACTACAACCGGGTGATTTCCGGAAACGTCACGCAGACGGTGGAGATTGACAGCGTGAAGTGCGACTTCGACCAGTACCCCTACAAGGTGAACACGTATGCCCGCCAGTTGATTGTCCGGGAAAGCAGCCTGACGGTGCGCAGCCTTGTGACCTCGTGCCGGTTGCTCAACGCCACACGGAGCGACAACAACCCGCACGGCTTCATCATCGAAGCGTTCACCATTACCGAGAACAAGGATTTGCAAACCGTCAAGAGATAG
- the mobC gene encoding conjugal transfer protein MobC — MQQEDDLRGLARVMDFMRAVSILLVGINVYWFCYSTLKEWGVTFEVIDKILWNFQRTTGLFSSVLWTKLFAVVFLALSCIGTKGVKEEKITWTKIHCSLAAGVTLFFLNWWLLELPLPHTADAVFYIVTLSAGYICMLMAGTWVSRLLKNNLMDDVFNTENESFQQETRLIENEYSVNLPTRFYYKKKWNNGWINVVNPFRASLVLGTPGSGKSYAVVNSYIKQQIEKGFALYCYDYKFPDLSEIAYNHLLTHLSGYKVKPKFYVINFDDPRKSHRCNPINASFMSDIADAYEASYTIMLNLNRSWISKQGDFFVESPIILLAAIIWYLRIYQGGKYCTFPHAIELLNKKYADVFTILRSYPELENYLSPFVDAWESDAQEQLQGQIASAKIPLSRMISPALYWVMTGDDFSLDINNPKEPKILVVGNNPDRQNIYSAALGLYNSRIVKLINKKGQLKSSVIIDELPTIYFRGLDNLIATARSNKVAVLLGFQDYSQLTRDYGDKESRVIQNTVGNVFSGQVVGETAKILSERFGKVLQKRQSMTINQREKSTSISTQMDSLIPASKISNLTQGMFVGAVADNFDERIEQKIFHCEIVVDNEKVKRETARYVKLPQIIDFTDKDGNDRMQEEIQANYDRIRQEVRQIVEDEITRIKNDPELCHLIKEEE, encoded by the coding sequence ATGCAACAGGAAGATGATTTGAGAGGGCTTGCACGGGTCATGGACTTTATGCGGGCTGTCAGTATTCTATTGGTGGGAATAAACGTGTACTGGTTCTGTTACTCCACCCTGAAAGAATGGGGAGTGACGTTTGAGGTGATAGACAAGATACTGTGGAACTTCCAGCGCACCACCGGGCTGTTCTCGTCCGTCCTTTGGACGAAACTTTTTGCGGTGGTGTTCCTCGCCCTGTCGTGTATCGGCACTAAGGGCGTGAAAGAGGAAAAGATAACGTGGACGAAGATACATTGCAGCCTTGCGGCGGGAGTAACTTTGTTCTTTCTGAACTGGTGGTTGCTGGAACTTCCGCTGCCACATACGGCGGATGCCGTGTTTTATATCGTTACGCTATCGGCGGGCTATATCTGTATGCTCATGGCGGGTACGTGGGTGTCCCGGCTGTTGAAAAACAACCTCATGGATGATGTCTTTAATACCGAGAACGAAAGTTTCCAGCAGGAAACAAGGCTTATCGAGAACGAGTATTCGGTAAATCTGCCTACCCGGTTCTACTATAAGAAGAAATGGAATAATGGCTGGATAAATGTCGTGAACCCGTTCCGTGCCAGTCTTGTACTGGGAACGCCGGGCAGCGGTAAGTCGTATGCAGTGGTAAACAGTTACATAAAACAGCAAATTGAGAAAGGTTTTGCGCTCTATTGTTATGATTACAAATTCCCTGACCTTTCGGAAATCGCTTACAATCACCTGCTTACACACTTGAGCGGCTACAAGGTAAAGCCTAAGTTTTACGTTATCAATTTTGACGACCCCCGCAAGAGCCACCGATGCAACCCGATAAACGCCAGCTTCATGTCGGACATTGCGGATGCTTATGAAGCCAGCTATACGATTATGCTTAACCTCAATCGAAGCTGGATAAGCAAGCAGGGAGATTTCTTCGTGGAAAGCCCGATTATTCTTTTGGCGGCTATAATTTGGTATCTCCGTATCTATCAAGGCGGTAAGTATTGTACGTTCCCCCATGCCATTGAACTGTTGAACAAGAAATACGCCGATGTGTTCACCATTTTGCGCAGTTATCCCGAACTGGAAAACTATCTTTCTCCGTTTGTAGATGCTTGGGAATCAGACGCTCAAGAGCAGTTGCAGGGGCAGATAGCCAGTGCGAAAATCCCGCTTTCAAGGATGATTTCACCCGCCCTTTACTGGGTAATGACGGGCGATGATTTTTCACTCGACATCAACAACCCGAAAGAGCCTAAAATCTTGGTTGTCGGCAACAATCCTGACCGCCAAAATATCTACTCGGCAGCACTGGGATTATATAACAGTAGAATAGTGAAGCTGATAAACAAGAAAGGTCAGCTTAAAAGTTCGGTGATAATAGACGAGCTGCCAACGATTTATTTTCGAGGGCTTGACAATCTGATTGCAACCGCACGAAGCAACAAGGTAGCGGTTCTGCTGGGCTTTCAGGATTACAGCCAGCTTACCCGTGATTACGGGGACAAGGAAAGCCGGGTGATACAAAATACTGTGGGTAACGTGTTCAGCGGTCAGGTAGTCGGTGAAACAGCGAAAATCCTTTCCGAGCGTTTCGGAAAGGTGTTGCAGAAACGACAGAGCATGACAATCAACCAGCGGGAAAAGTCTACCTCGATAAGCACCCAAATGGACAGCCTGATACCCGCCAGCAAAATATCCAACCTCACGCAAGGTATGTTCGTGGGTGCTGTGGCGGACAACTTCGATGAACGGATAGAACAGAAGATTTTCCACTGTGAAATCGTGGTGGACAATGAAAAGGTGAAGCGGGAAACCGCCCGTTACGTGAAGTTGCCGCAGATTATCGACTTCACCGACAAGGACGGCAACGACCGGATGCAGGAAGAGATACAAGCCAACTATGACCGTATCCGTCAGGAAGTCCGGCAGATTGTCGAGGACGAGATAACCCGGATTAAGAATGACCCGGAGCTATGCCACCTCATAAAAGAGGAAGAATAA
- the mobA gene encoding conjugal transfer protein MobA: protein METRRTNKGGRPALADPAKHRHVLYLNDRENARFLSQWEQSGVTSKSRFIAARLFGEPFRVVKVDKSAVEYCARLTEFYAQFRAVAVNYNQVVKALHSNFSEKKALAFLYKLEKATTELAALNRQVIALTNECKELWLPK from the coding sequence ATGGAAACAAGAAGAACCAACAAGGGTGGTCGCCCCGCCCTCGCAGACCCGGCGAAGCATCGCCATGTCCTTTACCTGAACGACCGGGAGAACGCCCGCTTCCTCTCGCAGTGGGAGCAGTCGGGCGTTACGAGCAAGTCCCGTTTCATCGCCGCCCGGTTGTTCGGCGAGCCGTTCCGGGTGGTGAAAGTGGATAAGTCAGCGGTCGAGTATTGCGCCCGGCTGACCGAATTTTACGCCCAGTTCCGGGCGGTTGCGGTCAATTACAACCAAGTCGTAAAGGCGTTGCACAGCAACTTTTCGGAGAAAAAGGCACTGGCTTTTCTCTATAAACTGGAGAAAGCGACCACCGAACTGGCGGCACTGAACCGCCAAGTTATTGCATTAACCAATGAATGCAAGGAACTATGGTTGCCAAAATAA
- a CDS encoding DUF4133 domain-containing protein, giving the protein MSEYPVNRGIGKPVEFKGLKSQYLFIFCGGLLAVFVVFIVLFMAGVNQWLCIGFIVSASLLLVWQTFRLNARYGTHGLMKAAARKRHPRFIISRKAIPRLFNYKRRKEERT; this is encoded by the coding sequence ATGTCTGAATATCCGGTAAACAGGGGTATCGGGAAGCCGGTGGAGTTCAAGGGGCTGAAAAGCCAGTACCTCTTTATCTTTTGCGGCGGCTTGCTTGCCGTCTTCGTGGTGTTCATCGTCCTGTTCATGGCGGGCGTGAACCAGTGGCTATGTATCGGTTTCATTGTGTCGGCTTCGCTGCTGCTCGTGTGGCAGACGTTCCGGCTCAACGCACGGTACGGCACGCACGGGCTGATGAAAGCAGCCGCACGCAAAAGACACCCACGCTTCATTATCAGCCGAAAGGCGATACCCCGGCTGTTCAACTACAAAAGAAGAAAGGAAGAAAGAACATGA
- a CDS encoding ParA family protein translates to MNESNMENEKTPLYVAFSTQKGGVGKTTFTVLAASYLYYLKGYDVAVVDCDYPQHSIAGMRKRDAEQVGADEDYKRMAYEQFTRLGKKAYPVLCSSPEKAIATADEHIAAGHVPDIVFFDLPGTVNSEGVINSLAGMDYIFTPISADKVVLESSLSFAMAIQKLLVKNEACRLAGLYLFWNMVDGREKTDLYTAYDKTIKELELPLMKTFIPDTKRYKKELVADKKAVFRSTLFPASRLLVRGSNLEELITEITYYIKLQ, encoded by the coding sequence ATGAACGAAAGCAATATGGAAAACGAGAAAACACCCCTGTATGTCGCCTTTTCCACCCAAAAGGGCGGGGTCGGCAAAACAACCTTTACCGTGCTGGCGGCGAGTTACCTCTACTATCTCAAAGGCTACGATGTGGCGGTGGTCGATTGCGACTACCCCCAACACTCCATTGCCGGGATGCGAAAGCGGGATGCCGAGCAGGTCGGGGCGGATGAAGATTACAAGCGCATGGCGTATGAACAGTTTACCCGGCTGGGGAAGAAAGCCTACCCGGTACTGTGCAGTTCGCCCGAAAAGGCGATTGCAACGGCTGACGAACATATAGCCGCCGGACACGTGCCGGATATTGTGTTTTTCGACCTGCCCGGCACGGTAAACAGCGAGGGCGTGATAAACTCCCTTGCGGGCATGGACTACATCTTCACCCCCATTTCAGCCGACAAGGTGGTGCTGGAAAGCAGCCTGTCGTTCGCAATGGCTATCCAAAAACTACTGGTGAAGAATGAAGCCTGCCGACTTGCCGGGCTGTACCTTTTTTGGAACATGGTGGACGGGCGGGAGAAAACAGACCTTTACACCGCCTACGACAAGACGATTAAGGAACTGGAACTGCCGCTGATGAAAACCTTTATCCCCGATACCAAACGCTACAAAAAGGAACTGGTAGCGGATAAAAAGGCGGTGTTCCGCTCCACGCTCTTTCCCGCCAGCCGCCTGCTGGTAAGGGGAAGCAACTTGGAAGAACTGATAACCGAAATAACGTACTACATCAAATTACAATGA
- a CDS encoding DUF4141 domain-containing protein, with product MKKTILLMAVCLCFIGKASAQWVVSDPGNLAQGIINTTKQIVQTSTTAKNTLDGFMEAQKIFQQGKKYYDALKAVHDVVKGGVKVKKSIELVAEISEIYVRNFQSMLADPNFTPDELSAISFGYAKLMSESSDVLQDLKNVVNITGMSLTDAERLAIIDNAYRNLLNYRNLVNYYTRKNISVSYLRAKKKNDTDRVLALYGSADERYW from the coding sequence ATGAAGAAAACAATTCTCCTTATGGCGGTATGCCTTTGCTTCATCGGCAAGGCATCCGCCCAATGGGTGGTGTCAGACCCCGGCAACTTGGCACAGGGTATCATCAACACCACCAAGCAGATAGTGCAGACTTCCACCACAGCCAAGAACACGCTGGACGGCTTCATGGAAGCGCAGAAGATTTTCCAGCAGGGTAAAAAATATTACGATGCGCTCAAAGCGGTGCATGACGTGGTTAAGGGCGGTGTCAAGGTGAAGAAGTCCATTGAACTGGTGGCGGAAATATCCGAAATCTACGTGCGCAATTTCCAAAGTATGCTGGCAGACCCGAATTTCACGCCTGACGAACTGTCGGCAATCTCGTTCGGCTATGCCAAACTGATGTCGGAAAGCTCGGACGTGTTGCAGGACTTGAAGAATGTAGTGAACATCACGGGTATGTCACTGACGGATGCCGAACGGCTGGCTATTATTGATAATGCCTACCGAAATCTATTGAATTACCGCAACCTCGTGAACTACTACACCCGCAAGAACATATCCGTGTCCTACCTGCGGGCAAAGAAGAAGAACGACACCGACCGGGTGCTGGCTCTCTACGGCTCGGCGGATGAACGCTACTGGTAA
- a CDS encoding DUF4134 domain-containing protein, with protein MRKKIFLSAAILAAAVSAYAQGNGQAGITEATNLITGYFDPGTKLVYAIGAVCGLIGGVKVYNKFSSGDPDTSKTAASWFGACIFLIVAATILRSFFL; from the coding sequence ATGAGAAAGAAAATCTTTTTGTCGGCGGCTATCCTTGCCGCTGCGGTAAGTGCCTACGCACAGGGCAACGGGCAGGCGGGCATCACCGAAGCCACGAACCTAATCACAGGGTATTTCGACCCCGGAACAAAACTGGTGTACGCAATCGGGGCGGTCTGCGGCTTGATTGGCGGGGTAAAAGTATATAACAAGTTTTCGAGCGGCGACCCCGACACCTCAAAGACCGCCGCCAGTTGGTTCGGGGCGTGCATCTTCCTGATTGTCGCCGCCACTATCCTGCGGTCGTTCTTCCTCTAA
- a CDS encoding TraG family conjugative transposon ATPase — MRNTLKATTLERKFPLLAVENGCIISKDADITVAFRVELPELFTVTSAEYEAIHSAWYKAIKVLPDYSIVHKQDFFIKKNYQPDTERDELSFLSRSFERHFNERPFLNHYCYLFLTKTTRERSRRQSDFSTLCRGRILPREIADKEAAAKFIEAVGQFERIMNDSGFVTLTRLAASEITGQDGKAGIIEKYFSLSQTDTTCLKDIGLYPEEMRVGDDILCLHTLSDVENLPGKVGTDCRFEKLSTDRSDCRLSFAAPVGVLLSCNHIYNQFIFIDDHAENLKNFEQTARNMQSLSRYSRANQVNKEWIDEYLNEAHSKGLISVRCHCNVMAWSDDRDELKRIRNDVGSQLALMECKPRHNTTDTPTLFWAGIPGNEADFPAEESFYTFLGQALCLFVEETNYKSSLSPFGIKMVDRVSGRPLHIDISDLPMKKGITTNRNKFILGPSGSGKSFFTNHMVRQYYEQGAHVLLVDTGNSYLGLSQLIHNRTHGEDGIYFTYTNENPIAFNPFYVEDGVFDIEKKESIKTLILTLWKRDDEAPKRSEEVALSNAVSAYIERITGDRSVTPCFNTFYEFVRDDYRRQLEQKNVREKDFDIDNFLNVLEPYYRGGEYDYLLNSDKELDLLHKRFIVFELDNIKDHKILFPITTIIIMEAFINKMRKLKGIRKLILIEEAWKAIASANMADYIKYLYKTVRKYFGEAIVVTQEVEDIISSPIVKESIINNSDCKILLDQRKYLNKFDSIQNLLGLTDKERSQILSINMANHPGRKYKEVFFSLGGTQSAVYATEVSLEEYYTFTTEESEKMELFALAEKLGGNLELAIKRLAESKRNPQSSTT; from the coding sequence ATGAGGAATACATTAAAGGCTACCACGCTGGAGAGGAAATTTCCACTTTTGGCGGTGGAGAACGGTTGCATCATTTCAAAGGATGCCGACATAACGGTGGCTTTCAGGGTGGAACTGCCCGAACTGTTCACCGTCACCAGTGCCGAGTACGAAGCCATACACTCGGCATGGTACAAGGCAATCAAGGTGCTGCCAGACTACTCCATAGTACACAAGCAGGACTTCTTCATCAAGAAGAACTACCAGCCCGACACCGAAAGGGACGAGCTTAGTTTTTTAAGCCGCTCCTTTGAACGGCACTTCAATGAACGCCCGTTCCTGAACCATTACTGCTACCTGTTTCTGACAAAGACGACAAGGGAGAGAAGCCGCCGACAGAGCGACTTCTCCACCCTCTGCCGGGGCAGGATTCTCCCTCGGGAGATAGCCGACAAGGAAGCGGCGGCAAAGTTCATCGAAGCGGTCGGGCAGTTTGAAAGGATTATGAACGACAGCGGGTTTGTCACCCTTACCCGGCTGGCGGCATCGGAAATCACCGGGCAGGACGGAAAGGCGGGCATCATCGAGAAATACTTCTCGCTCTCGCAGACAGATACCACCTGCCTGAAAGACATCGGGCTGTACCCGGAAGAAATGCGTGTCGGGGACGACATACTGTGCCTGCACACGCTCTCGGACGTGGAAAATTTGCCCGGAAAGGTCGGGACGGACTGCCGATTTGAGAAGCTGTCCACAGACCGGAGCGACTGCCGACTGTCATTCGCCGCCCCGGTGGGCGTGCTGTTGTCGTGTAACCACATCTATAACCAGTTCATCTTCATAGACGACCACGCCGAAAACCTGAAGAACTTCGAGCAGACCGCCCGGAATATGCAATCGCTCTCCCGTTACTCCCGTGCCAACCAAGTGAACAAGGAGTGGATAGACGAGTACCTGAACGAAGCCCACAGCAAGGGGCTTATCTCGGTGCGTTGCCACTGCAACGTCATGGCATGGAGTGACGACAGGGACGAACTCAAACGCATACGCAACGATGTGGGAAGCCAGCTTGCACTAATGGAGTGCAAACCACGCCACAACACCACCGACACGCCCACGCTCTTTTGGGCGGGCATACCCGGCAACGAGGCGGACTTCCCCGCAGAGGAAAGTTTCTACACGTTCTTGGGGCAGGCTCTCTGCCTGTTCGTGGAAGAAACGAACTACAAGAGTTCGCTTTCGCCGTTCGGTATCAAAATGGTGGACAGGGTAAGCGGTCGCCCGCTGCACATCGACATATCGGATTTGCCCATGAAGAAAGGCATCACCACCAACCGCAACAAGTTCATACTTGGGCCGAGCGGTAGCGGGAAGTCTTTCTTCACCAACCACATGGTGCGCCAGTATTACGAGCAGGGCGCGCACGTGCTATTAGTAGATACGGGTAACAGTTACTTGGGGCTGTCCCAGCTAATCCACAACCGCACGCACGGCGAGGACGGGATTTATTTCACCTACACCAACGAGAACCCGATAGCGTTCAACCCGTTCTATGTCGAGGACGGGGTATTTGACATAGAGAAGAAAGAGAGTATAAAAACCCTTATACTCACCCTGTGGAAGCGGGACGATGAAGCCCCCAAGCGGTCGGAAGAAGTGGCGTTGTCAAATGCGGTAAGTGCCTATATCGAACGTATCACGGGCGACAGGTCGGTAACGCCCTGCTTCAACACGTTCTACGAGTTTGTCCGGGATGATTACCGCCGACAACTTGAACAGAAGAACGTCAGGGAAAAGGATTTTGACATAGATAACTTCCTGAACGTGCTTGAACCGTACTATCGTGGCGGTGAGTACGACTACCTGCTGAACTCCGACAAGGAACTGGATTTGCTGCATAAACGCTTCATTGTCTTTGAATTGGACAACATCAAAGACCACAAGATTTTGTTCCCGATAACGACTATCATCATCATGGAAGCCTTTATAAATAAGATGCGCAAATTAAAGGGAATAAGGAAGTTAATACTAATCGAGGAAGCGTGGAAAGCGATTGCGTCAGCGAACATGGCGGACTACATAAAATATTTGTACAAAACCGTCCGAAAGTATTTCGGGGAAGCGATTGTGGTAACGCAGGAAGTGGAAGATATTATTTCCTCGCCCATAGTGAAAGAGAGTATCATCAACAACTCGGACTGCAAAATCCTGTTAGACCAGCGAAAATATCTCAACAAGTTTGACAGCATACAAAACCTGCTCGGACTGACCGACAAGGAGCGTTCGCAGATATTGTCTATCAACATGGCGAACCACCCCGGACGGAAGTACAAGGAAGTTTTCTTCTCGCTGGGCGGCACGCAGTCGGCGGTGTACGCCACAGAAGTTTCGTTGGAAGAATATTACACGTTCACGACAGAGGAAAGCGAAAAAATGGAACTGTTCGCCCTCGCCGAGAAGCTGGGCGGCAACCTTGAACTGGCTATCAAGCGGCTTGCGGAAAGCAAACGCAATCCCCAATCATCAACAACTTAA
- a CDS encoding DUF3408 domain-containing protein encodes MAKQSGGMPKIDEDFMKELISQGVPSKQDNNKTNDVPQETQTETVQVEKPTPRKRKGGSGDYRETYFQKVELADRQPLYVSRSTHEKLMRIVTVIGGRKVTVSSYVENILLRHFEQYQDEINALYESHFQKPF; translated from the coding sequence ATGGCAAAGCAAAGCGGCGGGATGCCGAAGATAGACGAGGATTTCATGAAAGAACTTATCTCGCAGGGCGTACCCAGTAAACAAGATAATAATAAGACGAATGATGTACCGCAAGAAACACAAACAGAAACGGTGCAAGTAGAGAAACCGACACCCCGCAAGCGCAAGGGCGGTTCGGGCGACTACCGGGAAACCTACTTTCAGAAAGTGGAACTGGCAGACCGACAGCCCTTGTACGTGAGCCGTTCCACGCACGAGAAGCTGATGCGTATCGTGACGGTGATAGGCGGGCGAAAGGTAACGGTAAGCAGCTACGTGGAAAACATTCTGCTGCGCCACTTCGAGCAGTACCAAGACGAGATAAACGCCTTGTATGAAAGCCACTTCCAAAAACCCTTTTAG